CACCAGGTCCGAGCGGCCGAAACCGTTGCGCTCGTGCGCGAGAAGGATCTGGAGCCGCTCGCGCGCCACCGGCGCGGTGCCGCGCCGCGACAGGAAGCTCAGCAGGTTCATGCCGCCCTCCGGGGGAAGAGTTTGCCCAGGATCGACCGCTTCTCGGACGGAACAATCATCTCGACCGTCTCGCCCTTGAGCCGCCGCACCGCGTCCGTGTAGGCACGGGCCGGGGCGCTCTGGGGCGCGTTCAGCGTCACCGGGCTGCCGAGGTTCGAGGCCTTGAGAACCTCCTCGCTCTCCGGGATCACGGCGAGCAGCGGGATCGACAGGATCTCGAGCACGTCGTCGATCTTCAGCATCTCGCCGCGCTCGGCCCGGCTGGGGTCGTAGCGGGTGAGGATCAGGTGCTTCTCCAGCCGCTCGCCCTTCTCGGCCCGCTCGGTCTTGGAATCGAGCAGCCCGATGATCCGGTCCGAATCGCGCACCGAGGAGACCTCGGGGTTGGTGACGACGACCGCGATGTCGGCGTGGCGCATCGCCAGCGTCGCGCCGCGCTCGATGCCGGCCGGGCTGTCGCAGATCACCCAGTCGAACTTTTCGCGCAGCTCGCCGATCACCCGGGCGACGCCCTCGTCGGTGAGCGCGTCCTTGTCGCGGGTCTGCGAGGCGGGGAGCAGCGACAGGGTGTCGAGGCGCTTGTCGCGGATCAGCGCCTGGGGAAGCTTGGCGTCGCCCTGGACGACGTTGATCAGGTCGTAGACCACCCGGCGCTCGGCGCCCATGATGAGGTCGAGGTTGCGCAGGCCGACGTCGAAATCGACCACGCAGACGTTCTGCCCGGCTTGCGCGAGGGCGGCCCCGAGGGCCGCCGTCGTGGTGGTCTTGCCCACCCCGCCCTTGCCGGACGTCACCACTATGATCTTGGCCATGGACAATGCTCCCCCCGGACAATCGGGATGATGCGGCGCCCCGGATGCCGGGTCGCGCGCTCACGGGGTTGTTCGAGTGTCGTGTTCGGGTGTGTCGGCCGGGCGGGCCGGAGCGCGTTAGGCGCCCGCGAAGCCCCGTCCGGCCGTTGTCGTCAGTCGAGGGCGGCCATGCGGAGGGTTTCCCCCTCGAGCCAGACCTGGACCGCCTTCTTGCGCAGCTTCGGGTCGGTGGTGTCGGCGGTGCGGAACAGGCCGTCGATGCCGATCAGTTCGGGCTCGAACTTGCGGCAGCAGATCCGGGCCCGGGGGTTGCCGCCCGCACCCGCGATGGCGCGGCCGCGCAGCGCCCCGTAGACGTGGATCGAGCCGCCGGCCAGGATCTCGGCGCCGGAGGCGACCGAGCCCATCACCGTCACGTCGCCCTCGGGGTGGTAGACCGACTGGCCGGAGCGCAGCGGGGTCTCGAGGACGAGGGAGTTGGGCTTGCGCGGCTCCGGCGGCTTGACGGGTTCCGGCGGCTTGGCCTCGGCGACGTCGGCGTCCGGCTCCGCCATCGCGGCCGGGCGTCCGCCGCTGAGCAGCGGCGGCAGCGCCGGGCCGAGCCAGGCCGGCTCGGCCTTCTCGACGCCCATGATGCGGATGCCGCGCTGCTTGAGCTCGTCGACGAGGCCGGCGATGTCGGGCGTCGCTGCCGCGGCATCGTGATCGTCCTCGGCGGGCTCGGCCGCCTCGGATCCGGCCGCGTCCCCCCGGAGGGAGTCCTTGGCCAGGCCCGAGACGTCCAGAATCACGGCGCGCTCGGAGAAGAGCGTCGGCGAGCGCTGCACCAGGGCATCCAGGTGCGAGAACCAGTCGCCGAGCGGCGTCTCCGGCGCGAGCACGAGCGCCCGGAAGGAGCGGCCGCGCAGCGGGAGGGAGGGGCGAGTGAGGCTGATGCTGGTCACGGCGGTTGACGAGTTGTTACCGGGAGCCATGAAGCGCGCAGCATGGTTACCGGATCGTTAATGCTGTCCCGAATCGGCATGAGGCGGGCCGGCGGGGCACGGGCGCGGCGGCGAGCCCGGGCCCGGAGGCACGATCCGGCGCGGACGAAAAAAGGCCCGCGCAAGCGCGGGCCCGGACACGAAGCAGCAGAGGTCGGCGGCGCGGAGGGTCAGCCCAGGAAGTCGCCGCATTTCGGCGGCGCCTCGGTGCCCCACGGCATCAGCGGCACCGTCGAGGTCGAGTTCTTCGGCGAGCCCTGCACCACCTTGTCCGAGTAGACCATGTAGATCAGGGTGTTGCGCTTGGCGTCGCAGCCGCGCACGATCTGCATGCTCTTGAAGATCAGCGAGCGGCGTTCGCTGAACACCACCTCGCCCTGCTTCATCTTGCTCTTGAACTTGACCGGCCCGACCTGGCGGCAGGAGAGCGAGATGTCGGAGACCTCCTCGGCGAGGCCGAGCGTGCCCTTGATGCCGCCCTTCTCCGGCTGGGTGTAGTGGCAGGCGACGCCGGCCACGTCCGGGTCGTCGATGCCGTAGACCACCAGCTTGTCGTTGGGTGTCAGCGGCCGCCAGACGGTCGATTTGTCGAAGATCCGGTCCGGCTCCTGGGCCAGCGCCGCGCCCGTGGTGAGCCCGAGACAGGCCACCCCGCAGAGAGCCGTGAGACCCCGCCGCCACACCATCGCATCAACCTTTCCTTGAAGAAGCTTAACGTATGTAGGGAGGCTGTCGCACGGCGGCGAGGGCGGTTAGAACGGAGCCGTCCCGTCCTGCCACGCTTGGCGTCCCCGCCCGCGGGGCGGCTCGTTCTCGTCCGCCGCCCTCCTCTCAAGGGCGGATCGTCCTCGCATCACGGCCGGTCCCCGAACGCCATGCCGCTGCTACGCCTCACGGTCCGGCTCATCGCCGGCGTCCTTGCGATCCTCTCCTTGTGCCAGGCGGCCCTGGCCGAGCCCAACGCGGCCGCCTGTCAGCGCTTCCGCGCCGAGCTCGCCGGCCTGCAGCGGGATTCGAACCGCGGCCAGATCGAGGAGATCCAGCAGCTCGTCGCCTACCGCCAGTCGATCGGCTGCGAGGGTGGGCGCTTCCTGTTCTTCGAC
This is a stretch of genomic DNA from Methylobacterium sp. 17Sr1-1. It encodes these proteins:
- the minC gene encoding septum site-determining protein MinC; translation: MTSISLTRPSLPLRGRSFRALVLAPETPLGDWFSHLDALVQRSPTLFSERAVILDVSGLAKDSLRGDAAGSEAAEPAEDDHDAAAATPDIAGLVDELKQRGIRIMGVEKAEPAWLGPALPPLLSGGRPAAMAEPDADVAEAKPPEPVKPPEPRKPNSLVLETPLRSGQSVYHPEGDVTVMGSVASGAEILAGGSIHVYGALRGRAIAGAGGNPRARICCRKFEPELIGIDGLFRTADTTDPKLRKKAVQVWLEGETLRMAALD
- a CDS encoding CreA family protein, which gives rise to MVWRRGLTALCGVACLGLTTGAALAQEPDRIFDKSTVWRPLTPNDKLVVYGIDDPDVAGVACHYTQPEKGGIKGTLGLAEEVSDISLSCRQVGPVKFKSKMKQGEVVFSERRSLIFKSMQIVRGCDAKRNTLIYMVYSDKVVQGSPKNSTSTVPLMPWGTEAPPKCGDFLG
- the minD gene encoding septum site-determining protein MinD, with translation MAKIIVVTSGKGGVGKTTTTAALGAALAQAGQNVCVVDFDVGLRNLDLIMGAERRVVYDLINVVQGDAKLPQALIRDKRLDTLSLLPASQTRDKDALTDEGVARVIGELREKFDWVICDSPAGIERGATLAMRHADIAVVVTNPEVSSVRDSDRIIGLLDSKTERAEKGERLEKHLILTRYDPSRAERGEMLKIDDVLEILSIPLLAVIPESEEVLKASNLGSPVTLNAPQSAPARAYTDAVRRLKGETVEMIVPSEKRSILGKLFPRRAA